Proteins encoded in a region of the Streptococcus sanguinis genome:
- the recU gene encoding Holliday junction resolvase RecU, with protein MVNYPHKLKAKSSINRPVSGMINFANRGMSFEKMINESNSYYLSRGLAVIHKKPTPIQIVKVDYPHRSRAKIVEAYFRQASTTDYSGVYKGHYIDFEAKETRQKKSMPMKNFHSHQIEHMEAVLEQKGICFVLLHFSSLRETYLLPASYLIEFYKIDKGGKSMPLSYIQEHGYPIEMQQLPSIPYLEIIEQKLLGGIINE; from the coding sequence ATGGTCAACTATCCGCATAAGCTAAAGGCAAAAAGCAGTATCAATAGGCCAGTTTCTGGCATGATTAACTTTGCCAATCGTGGGATGTCTTTTGAAAAGATGATCAACGAATCCAACAGCTACTATCTAAGCAGAGGACTCGCTGTCATCCATAAAAAGCCTACCCCCATTCAGATTGTTAAGGTTGATTATCCGCACCGTAGCCGAGCCAAGATTGTAGAGGCTTACTTTCGACAAGCTTCCACAACAGACTATTCTGGTGTCTACAAGGGCCATTATATTGACTTTGAAGCCAAGGAAACCCGACAGAAAAAATCGATGCCCATGAAAAATTTTCATTCGCATCAGATTGAGCACATGGAGGCTGTCCTTGAGCAAAAGGGCATCTGCTTTGTCTTACTGCATTTTTCCAGCTTAAGGGAGACTTACCTGCTTCCCGCTTCTTATTTAATTGAGTTTTACAAGATCGACAAGGGAGGGAAGTCCATGCCCTTAAGCTATATTCAAGAGCATGGTTATCCGATTGAAATGCAGCAGCTTCCCAGCATCCCTTATCTTGAAATTATCGAACAAAAACTACTAGGTGGTATTATAAATGAATAA
- a CDS encoding DUF1273 domain-containing protein: protein MTSLLITGYKAFEIGISMEKDMRINIIKEAAKRDLIRFLEDGVDWLVFMGNLGFESWVLDLANELKKDYEFQTATIFLFENQGENWNEGNQAKLAAFKQADFVKYAYPTYQNPSQFRDYNQFIIQNTDGAYLFYDEEQETKLKYLYQEMKKQEQYFIKKLTFDDLNEVAENFSGN, encoded by the coding sequence ATGACCAGTCTACTAATAACAGGCTACAAAGCCTTTGAAATCGGCATTTCGATGGAAAAAGATATGAGAATAAACATCATAAAAGAAGCCGCTAAAAGGGACTTAATCCGTTTTTTGGAAGATGGAGTGGATTGGCTTGTTTTTATGGGCAATCTGGGCTTTGAGTCTTGGGTTTTGGATCTAGCTAATGAATTGAAAAAGGACTATGAATTTCAGACGGCAACCATCTTTCTCTTTGAGAATCAAGGTGAAAATTGGAACGAAGGCAATCAAGCCAAATTAGCTGCTTTTAAGCAGGCGGATTTCGTCAAGTATGCTTATCCGACCTACCAAAATCCTAGTCAGTTTCGTGATTACAATCAATTTATCATTCAAAATACGGACGGAGCCTACCTGTTTTACGATGAAGAACAGGAGACAAAATTGAAATATCTTTACCAAGAAATGAAAAAACAAGAACAATATTTTATCAAAAAATTAACATTTGATGACCTGAATGAAGTGGCCGAAAATTTTTCGGGAAATTAG
- the gpsB gene encoding cell division regulator GpsB, which produces MASIIFTAKDIFDQDFKREVRGYSKSEVDEFLDDIIKDYETYAALVKELREENRRLKEELAAKPVEKAPVQPTQPVQSTQATQSTVESFPQMTSATNFDILKRLNRLEKEVFGKQILDRE; this is translated from the coding sequence ATGGCAAGTATTATTTTTACAGCAAAAGATATTTTTGATCAGGATTTTAAACGCGAAGTACGCGGCTATAGTAAGTCCGAAGTAGATGAGTTTTTGGACGATATTATCAAGGATTATGAGACTTATGCAGCCTTGGTAAAGGAGCTGCGCGAGGAAAATCGCCGTCTCAAGGAAGAGTTAGCTGCGAAGCCGGTTGAAAAAGCACCGGTTCAGCCGACTCAGCCTGTCCAATCAACACAAGCGACTCAGTCGACTGTAGAAAGCTTCCCACAGATGACTTCTGCGACTAACTTTGATATCTTGAAGCGCTTGAACCGTCTTGAAAAGGAAGTATTCGGGAAACAAATTTTGGATCGTGAATAA
- a CDS encoding THUMP domain-containing class I SAM-dependent RNA methyltransferase, whose translation MKEKFNLIATAAAGLEAVVGREIRELGLDCQVENGRVRFEGDVSTIIQTNLWLRAADRIKIVVGSFPAKTFEELFQGVFALDWENYLPLGAKFPIAKAKCVKSKLHNEPSVQAISKKAVVKKLQKHYARPEGVPLQENGAEFRIEVSILKDVATVMIDTTGSSLFKRGYRADKGGAPIKENMAAAILLLSNWYPDKPLIDPTCGSGTFCIEAAMIGMKIAPGLHRTFAFEDWNWVDKDLVAQARSTALSQIDQTIQLDIAGSDIDGRMVELARKNAEQAGVAEKIQFKQMRLQDLHTDKINGVIISNPPYGERLLDDEAVTRLYQEMGETFAPLKTWSKFILTSDEAFESKYGSQADKKRKLYNGTLKVDLYQYFGQRVKRQLD comes from the coding sequence ATGAAAGAAAAATTTAATTTAATTGCGACCGCAGCGGCAGGGCTAGAAGCTGTCGTTGGCCGAGAAATCAGAGAGCTGGGGCTTGATTGTCAGGTCGAAAATGGCCGGGTTCGCTTCGAGGGTGATGTCAGTACCATTATTCAAACCAATCTCTGGCTGCGCGCGGCCGATCGGATTAAGATTGTAGTTGGCAGTTTTCCAGCTAAGACTTTCGAAGAGCTCTTTCAGGGAGTTTTTGCTCTGGATTGGGAGAATTATCTACCGCTGGGAGCTAAATTTCCTATTGCCAAGGCTAAATGCGTCAAGTCAAAACTTCACAACGAGCCTAGTGTTCAGGCTATTTCTAAAAAGGCAGTTGTCAAGAAGCTGCAGAAGCATTATGCACGTCCGGAAGGGGTGCCCCTGCAGGAAAATGGAGCTGAGTTTAGGATAGAGGTTTCTATCCTAAAAGATGTAGCGACAGTCATGATTGATACGACAGGGTCCAGCCTCTTCAAACGTGGCTATCGGGCAGATAAGGGCGGTGCACCGATTAAGGAGAATATGGCAGCGGCCATTTTACTTCTGTCCAATTGGTATCCAGATAAGCCTTTGATTGACCCGACTTGCGGCTCTGGTACTTTTTGTATCGAGGCAGCCATGATTGGGATGAAGATAGCGCCAGGACTCCATCGTACCTTTGCCTTTGAAGACTGGAATTGGGTGGATAAAGACCTGGTAGCCCAGGCTCGCTCGACTGCACTCAGTCAGATTGATCAGACCATCCAGCTGGATATTGCTGGCTCGGATATCGATGGCCGTATGGTAGAGCTAGCTCGAAAAAACGCTGAGCAAGCAGGAGTTGCAGAGAAGATTCAGTTTAAGCAGATGCGTCTGCAGGATTTGCATACAGATAAGATCAATGGTGTGATTATCTCTAATCCACCATACGGGGAGCGCCTTCTAGATGATGAGGCTGTGACTAGGCTTTATCAGGAAATGGGAGAAACCTTTGCTCCGCTCAAAACCTGGAGCAAATTTATCCTGACCAGCGATGAAGCTTTTGAAAGCAAATACGGCAGTCAGGCCGATAAAAAACGCAAACTTTATAATGGTACTTTAAAAGTTGATTTATATCAGTATTTTGGCCAGCGGGTCAAACGTCAGTTAGATTAG
- a CDS encoding cell division site-positioning protein MapZ family protein: protein MTKEENYSPEEEKKESVLDFEEAKEMTVGQATRKKEELEAGVNESDNVLDKYIKQHRQEIEAGKFETQKIRKLQEQETAQAEQASSDLTDFIKERRQEVESEQEIQTAQSTATETASEPEAAPNPLGSRSQRSEQADSIAAPVQKTSYGPIPEPLDEKELEVPKTPFYKKKAFLYPVLGLLGIAVAGTGLYFALGHNWGHKTVTSSSSSTSQSSKKSSSSSSSDNTAKNLKSFNDEYAAFFTDSNQTAVKNSKFGDLEKLKTLLEKLKGSKDYDAAKSKYDSLVKQISAIQSVNSQFDGGAITDGVLNKEAKANTNATFSDVSSGNAKLDEVLKAAIAQGRSQQVPTPAPATDQGGTGTGTSGGSSSSASGSGASSSYSGYGLPSNGVNLQRDLSRVPYNQAAIDDVNNPAWTFNPGVLEKILQTSRERGYISGDNYILERVNIIKGNGYYNLFKPDGTYLFSINCKTGYFVGNGPGHADSLDF, encoded by the coding sequence GTGACGAAAGAAGAAAACTACTCACCGGAAGAAGAAAAGAAAGAGTCGGTCCTTGATTTTGAAGAGGCCAAGGAAATGACAGTCGGCCAAGCCACTCGTAAGAAAGAGGAGCTGGAAGCCGGTGTGAATGAAAGCGACAATGTGCTGGATAAGTATATCAAGCAGCACCGTCAGGAAATCGAAGCTGGAAAATTTGAAACCCAGAAAATCAGAAAGCTGCAGGAGCAGGAAACGGCTCAGGCTGAGCAAGCCTCTTCTGATTTGACCGACTTCATCAAAGAAAGACGGCAAGAGGTTGAAAGTGAACAGGAGATTCAAACAGCTCAGTCGACAGCCACTGAGACTGCAAGTGAGCCAGAAGCAGCTCCAAACCCCTTAGGATCTCGCAGTCAACGCTCAGAGCAGGCGGATTCGATTGCTGCTCCCGTTCAAAAGACATCTTACGGTCCTATTCCGGAGCCGCTTGATGAGAAGGAATTAGAGGTTCCTAAGACACCTTTCTACAAGAAAAAAGCTTTCCTTTATCCTGTCTTGGGACTTCTAGGGATTGCTGTAGCGGGAACAGGGCTCTACTTTGCTCTGGGGCATAATTGGGGTCACAAGACCGTTACAAGCTCCAGCTCTTCAACATCGCAGTCCAGCAAAAAGAGTTCGTCTTCCTCTAGCTCTGATAATACTGCCAAGAATCTGAAGTCCTTTAATGATGAATATGCTGCATTTTTCACAGATAGCAATCAGACAGCTGTCAAAAACAGTAAATTCGGCGACTTGGAAAAATTAAAAACCTTACTTGAAAAGCTAAAAGGCAGCAAAGATTATGATGCAGCCAAGAGCAAGTACGATTCCTTGGTCAAGCAGATTTCGGCTATCCAAAGTGTCAATTCGCAGTTTGATGGCGGAGCAATCACTGACGGTGTCTTGAACAAGGAAGCCAAGGCCAATACAAATGCGACCTTCTCAGATGTATCAAGTGGCAATGCTAAGTTAGATGAAGTTCTAAAGGCAGCAATTGCCCAAGGACGTAGTCAACAAGTACCAACACCAGCGCCTGCTACTGATCAGGGAGGCACCGGTACGGGTACAAGCGGCGGTTCAAGCTCGTCTGCTTCTGGTTCAGGCGCTTCCAGCTCATACTCTGGCTATGGTCTTCCAAGCAATGGAGTAAATCTGCAGAGAGATCTCAGTCGAGTCCCTTATAACCAAGCGGCTATTGATGACGTCAACAATCCAGCTTGGACATTCAACCCTGGCGTTCTGGAGAAAATTTTGCAAACTTCTCGTGAGCGTGGTTATATTTCTGGTGATAACTATATCCTGGAACGCGTCAATATTATTAAAGGAAACGGCTACTATAACCTCTTCAAGCCAGACGGCACCTACCTCTTCAGTATCAACTGTAAGACTGGCTACTTCGTCGGAAATGGTCCGGGTCATGCTGACTCACTTGATTTCTAG
- a CDS encoding S-ribosylhomocysteine lyase has product MSKEVIVESFELDHTIVKAPYVRLIGEETGPKGDIISNFDIRLVQPNEDSIPTAGLHTIEHLLAMLIRKRIDGMIDCSPFGCRTGFHMIMWGQHSSNQIAQVIKSCLEEIAETTSWEDVPGTTIESCGNYKDHSLFSAKEWAKLILSQGISDDAFERHVI; this is encoded by the coding sequence ATGTCTAAAGAAGTTATCGTTGAAAGCTTTGAGCTGGATCACACCATTGTCAAAGCACCTTATGTCCGCCTTATCGGAGAAGAAACTGGCCCTAAAGGCGACATCATTTCCAATTTTGATATCCGCTTGGTTCAGCCTAACGAAGATTCCATTCCAACTGCCGGCCTGCATACCATCGAGCATTTGCTAGCCATGCTGATTCGCAAGCGCATTGATGGTATGATTGACTGCTCGCCTTTTGGCTGCCGCACCGGTTTTCACATGATTATGTGGGGCCAACACAGTTCTAACCAGATTGCTCAGGTTATCAAATCCTGTCTGGAAGAAATTGCTGAAACAACTAGCTGGGAAGATGTCCCTGGAACAACCATTGAATCCTGCGGAAACTACAAGGATCACAGCCTCTTCTCAGCCAAAGAATGGGCTAAACTTATTCTCAGCCAAGGAATCTCAGATGATGCCTTTGAACGCCATGTGATTTAA
- a CDS encoding ribonuclease Y: MDLFPIIMSVFAAIIGLVIGYVSVSAKMKSSKEAAELTLLNAEQEATNLRGQAEREADLIVKEAKRETSSLKKEALLEAKEEARKYREQVDAEFKSERQELKQIESRLTERASTLDRKDDNLSNKEKALEQKEQSLSDKSKHIDAREEQVAELEKQKAAELERVASLSQTEARDIILTQTEDKLSKEIATRIRDAEQDIKERSDKVAKNILVQAMQRIAGDYVAEQTNSTVHLPDDSMKGRIIGREGRNIRTFESLTGIDVIIDDTPEVVTLSGFDPIRREIARMTMEALLKDGRIHPARIEELVEKNRLEIDNRIREYGEAAAYEIGAPNLHPDLMKIMGRLQFRTSYGQNVLRHSIEVAKLSGIIAAELGENANLARRAGFLHDIGKSIDREVEGSHVEIGTELARKYKEHPVVVNTIASHHGDVEAESVIAVIVAAADALSAARPGARSESLESYIKRLQDLEEIANSFKGVKNSFALQAGREIRIMVQPDKIKDDKITILAHDVREKIENNLEYPGNIKVTVIREMRAVDYAK; the protein is encoded by the coding sequence ATGGACCTATTTCCTATAATTATGTCTGTTTTTGCTGCCATCATTGGTTTAGTGATTGGATATGTAAGTGTCTCGGCTAAGATGAAATCATCTAAAGAAGCTGCAGAGCTTACTCTTTTAAATGCTGAACAAGAAGCAACCAATTTACGCGGACAGGCTGAACGCGAAGCTGATTTGATTGTCAAAGAAGCCAAGCGAGAAACAAGTTCGCTTAAAAAAGAAGCACTTTTGGAGGCAAAAGAAGAAGCCAGAAAATATCGTGAACAAGTTGATGCAGAATTTAAGTCTGAACGTCAAGAGTTAAAACAAATCGAAAGCCGCTTGACAGAGCGTGCTTCTACCCTTGACCGCAAAGACGATAATTTAAGCAACAAAGAAAAGGCTTTGGAGCAAAAAGAACAAAGTCTCTCAGATAAATCTAAACACATTGATGCGCGTGAAGAACAAGTAGCGGAACTTGAAAAGCAGAAGGCAGCAGAGCTGGAGCGAGTTGCTTCGCTATCGCAGACAGAAGCGCGTGATATTATTTTGACGCAGACCGAGGACAAGCTTTCTAAAGAGATTGCGACTAGAATTCGGGATGCGGAGCAAGATATCAAAGAGCGGTCTGACAAGGTTGCGAAGAATATCTTGGTCCAAGCTATGCAGCGTATTGCCGGTGATTATGTCGCCGAGCAAACCAACTCAACGGTGCATCTGCCAGATGACAGTATGAAGGGGCGGATTATTGGCCGTGAAGGTCGCAACATTCGGACTTTTGAAAGTCTGACTGGTATTGATGTCATCATTGATGACACGCCCGAAGTGGTTACTCTCTCAGGTTTTGATCCGATTCGTCGCGAGATTGCTCGTATGACCATGGAAGCACTCTTGAAAGACGGTCGCATTCATCCAGCTCGCATCGAGGAGTTGGTTGAGAAGAACCGTCTAGAAATTGACAATCGTATCCGTGAGTACGGGGAAGCCGCAGCTTATGAAATCGGAGCTCCTAACCTGCATCCTGATTTGATGAAAATCATGGGGCGCTTGCAGTTCCGTACTTCTTATGGTCAGAACGTCCTGCGACACTCTATTGAGGTGGCCAAGCTTTCCGGTATCATCGCTGCTGAGTTGGGTGAAAATGCCAATTTAGCTCGCCGTGCTGGATTCCTCCATGATATTGGCAAGTCTATCGACCGTGAGGTTGAAGGCAGCCACGTGGAAATAGGGACAGAACTGGCTCGTAAGTACAAGGAGCATCCAGTTGTTGTTAATACGATTGCCAGTCACCACGGAGATGTGGAAGCGGAAAGTGTCATTGCTGTTATCGTAGCTGCAGCAGACGCTCTCAGTGCTGCTCGTCCAGGTGCCCGCAGTGAATCTCTGGAAAGCTATATCAAGCGTCTCCAAGATTTGGAAGAAATCGCTAATAGCTTCAAGGGTGTCAAGAACAGCTTTGCTTTACAAGCCGGTCGTGAAATCCGGATTATGGTTCAGCCGGACAAGATTAAGGATGACAAGATTACGATTTTGGCTCACGATGTTCGTGAAAAGATCGAAAATAACTTAGAATATCCAGGCAATATCAAGGTAACAGTTATCCGTGAGATGCGAGCCGTTGACTACGCAAAATAA
- the gmk gene encoding guanylate kinase — protein MMTERGLLIVFSGPSGVGKGTVRREIFESTDNQFQYSVSMTTRPQRPGEVDGVDYFFRTREEFEELIRQGQMLEYAEYVGNYYGTPLTYVNETLDKGIDVFLEIEVQGALQVKKKVPDAVFIFLTPPDLEELKDRLVGRGTDSAEIIAQRIEKAKEEIALMREYDYAIVNDQVPLAADRVKRVIEAEHFRVDRVIGRYQDMLPKNETIIR, from the coding sequence ATGATGACGGAACGAGGCTTACTAATCGTCTTTTCTGGTCCCTCTGGTGTAGGAAAAGGGACTGTTAGACGAGAAATTTTTGAAAGCACTGATAACCAATTTCAGTACTCGGTATCCATGACGACTCGTCCTCAGCGTCCAGGTGAAGTGGATGGAGTTGACTATTTCTTCCGCACTCGCGAGGAGTTTGAAGAGCTGATTCGTCAGGGACAGATGCTGGAGTATGCAGAGTATGTAGGAAACTACTACGGGACGCCTCTGACTTATGTCAATGAAACGTTGGATAAAGGTATTGATGTCTTCTTAGAGATTGAGGTTCAGGGAGCTTTGCAAGTCAAGAAAAAAGTTCCAGATGCCGTCTTTATTTTTTTGACTCCTCCAGACTTAGAAGAACTCAAAGACCGCTTGGTCGGCCGTGGGACAGACAGTGCTGAGATTATCGCCCAGCGCATTGAAAAGGCCAAAGAAGAAATTGCCCTCATGCGCGAGTATGATTATGCCATTGTCAATGATCAGGTTCCGCTGGCTGCCGACCGAGTCAAGCGCGTGATTGAAGCAGAGCATTTCCGAGTAGACCGTGTTATCGGCCGTTATCAGGACATGCTTCCAAAAAATGAAACGATTATTCGATAG
- the rpoZ gene encoding DNA-directed RNA polymerase subunit omega, which produces MMLKPSIDTLLDKVPSKYSLVILEAKRAHELEAGAPATQEFKSVKSTLRALEEIESGNVVIHPDPEGKREAVRRRAEEERLRKEEEERKIKEQIAKEKEEGEKI; this is translated from the coding sequence ATGATGTTAAAACCGTCTATTGACACTTTGCTGGACAAGGTTCCGTCAAAGTATTCCTTGGTTATTTTAGAAGCTAAGCGCGCTCATGAGCTTGAAGCTGGAGCTCCCGCTACGCAGGAATTCAAGTCTGTCAAATCCACTCTTCGTGCTTTGGAAGAAATTGAATCCGGCAATGTCGTTATCCATCCAGATCCAGAAGGCAAGCGTGAGGCAGTTCGCCGTCGGGCAGAAGAAGAGCGCCTGCGTAAAGAAGAAGAAGAACGCAAGATTAAAGAGCAAATCGCTAAAGAAAAAGAAGAAGGTGAGAAGATTTAA
- a CDS encoding primosomal protein N', with the protein MKLAKIIVDVPLMQTDKPYSYAIPEEFAGMLAAGMRVHVPFGQGNRLIQGIVVGFDETGDQEELKEIAEVLDFSPVLNQEQLWLADELRKSVFSYKISLLKAMLPSLLNSSYDKLLYPTELLNDEERSAIFGQEDSLRFSDLDKKSQAKLMRLTQTGRIRLEYQATDKKHIKTEKWYQVNHTALQNHDLPRQAKKKQALKEVLLEQQDSQLLADLRENFSRDIINYFIKENLISIEDREISRSAAYFQKERQQQSLTLNDEQAAAVTAITQKIGQSHSQPVLLEGVTGSGKTEVYLQVIAEALAQGKTAIMLVPEISLTPQVTDRFISRFGDQVAILHSGLSDGEKYDEWRKVERGAAQVVVGARSAIFAPLTNIGAIIIDEEHESSYKQDSNPRYHAREVALLRAQYNQAVLVLGSATPSLESRARASRGVYDFQLLSKRANPLAQIPQVEVVDFRDYIGQHEASNFTPVLLEAIQDRLDKGEQTVLMLNRRGYSSFVMCRECGTVDSCPNCDISLTLHMDTKTMNCHYCGFTKNIPQSCPNCASRSIRYYGTGTQKAYDELVQLFPQARILRMDVDTTRKKGSHEAILESFGQGQADILLGTQMIAKGLDFPNVTLVGVLNADTALNLPDFRSSERTFQLLTQVAGRAGRAEKAGQVFIQSYNPHHYAIEFAKQQDYEGFYAYEMGIRRQLGYPPYYFTVGLTLSHKDEETAVRKAYEVMDILRSGLSEKVQILGPTPKPIARTHNLYHYQILLKYRFEDKLQATLNQVLDWAQNRDNKDLRLTIDNEPQNFM; encoded by the coding sequence GTGAAGCTAGCAAAGATTATTGTGGATGTTCCTCTGATGCAGACGGACAAGCCCTATAGCTATGCTATTCCAGAAGAGTTTGCAGGGATGCTGGCAGCTGGCATGCGGGTTCATGTTCCTTTTGGGCAGGGAAATCGCTTGATTCAAGGGATTGTGGTTGGTTTTGATGAGACAGGAGACCAAGAAGAGCTGAAGGAGATTGCGGAAGTCCTTGATTTCAGTCCCGTGCTGAATCAGGAACAGCTCTGGCTGGCGGACGAGCTGCGCAAGTCAGTCTTTTCCTATAAGATTAGCCTTTTAAAGGCCATGCTGCCTAGTCTTCTCAACTCCAGCTATGATAAACTACTCTATCCGACGGAGCTGCTGAATGATGAGGAACGCTCAGCTATCTTTGGTCAGGAGGACAGTCTTCGCTTTTCTGATTTGGACAAGAAAAGCCAGGCCAAGCTGATGCGACTGACCCAAACTGGCCGCATTCGGCTGGAGTATCAGGCGACGGACAAGAAGCATATTAAGACTGAGAAATGGTATCAGGTCAATCATACCGCTCTGCAAAATCATGACCTTCCCCGACAAGCTAAGAAAAAACAAGCATTAAAAGAAGTCTTGCTGGAGCAGCAGGACAGCCAGCTTTTGGCTGATTTGCGAGAAAACTTTTCGCGCGATATTATTAATTACTTTATCAAAGAAAACCTAATTAGCATTGAGGATAGAGAAATCAGCCGTTCTGCTGCTTATTTCCAAAAGGAGCGGCAGCAACAAAGTCTGACCTTAAATGATGAACAAGCCGCAGCGGTTACGGCAATCACTCAGAAAATTGGTCAGAGTCATTCTCAGCCAGTTCTCTTAGAAGGAGTTACGGGCAGTGGGAAGACCGAAGTTTACTTGCAGGTCATCGCAGAGGCATTGGCTCAGGGCAAGACCGCTATCATGCTGGTTCCAGAGATTTCTCTGACTCCGCAGGTTACAGATCGCTTTATTTCTAGATTTGGCGATCAAGTTGCTATTTTGCATTCAGGTCTGTCTGACGGTGAGAAATATGATGAGTGGCGCAAGGTGGAGCGAGGAGCTGCCCAGGTCGTTGTCGGCGCGCGTTCAGCTATTTTTGCTCCGCTGACAAATATTGGAGCCATTATCATTGATGAAGAGCATGAGTCCTCCTACAAGCAGGATTCTAATCCTCGCTATCATGCTAGAGAGGTGGCTCTCCTGCGAGCTCAGTATAATCAAGCTGTCTTAGTGTTAGGTTCGGCAACTCCGAGCTTGGAGAGCCGTGCCCGAGCAAGCCGTGGAGTCTATGATTTTCAGCTGCTCAGCAAGCGTGCAAATCCGCTGGCGCAGATTCCTCAAGTGGAAGTGGTGGATTTTCGGGATTATATCGGGCAGCATGAGGCCAGTAATTTCACCCCAGTCCTGCTAGAGGCTATTCAAGATCGTCTGGATAAGGGAGAGCAGACGGTTCTCATGCTCAACAGGCGGGGGTATTCCAGCTTTGTTATGTGTCGGGAATGTGGGACCGTTGACAGCTGTCCCAACTGTGATATTTCTCTGACCCTGCATATGGACACTAAGACCATGAACTGCCACTACTGTGGTTTTACTAAGAATATTCCTCAGAGTTGTCCTAACTGTGCCAGCCGCAGCATCCGCTATTATGGCACTGGGACGCAGAAAGCCTATGATGAGCTGGTTCAGCTCTTTCCACAGGCTCGTATTTTGCGGATGGATGTAGATACGACCCGTAAGAAAGGCAGTCATGAAGCTATTTTAGAAAGCTTTGGTCAGGGGCAGGCAGATATTCTCTTAGGCACTCAGATGATTGCCAAGGGATTGGATTTTCCAAACGTGACGCTAGTTGGTGTACTCAATGCAGACACAGCTCTTAATCTGCCGGACTTTCGCTCTTCAGAGCGAACCTTCCAGCTGCTGACTCAGGTGGCGGGCCGGGCTGGTCGTGCTGAAAAGGCTGGTCAGGTCTTCATTCAGTCCTACAATCCTCATCATTATGCCATTGAGTTTGCCAAGCAGCAGGATTACGAGGGCTTTTATGCTTATGAAATGGGAATCCGCCGGCAGCTAGGCTATCCGCCTTATTACTTTACAGTCGGTCTAACCCTGTCGCATAAGGATGAAGAGACAGCAGTGCGAAAAGCTTATGAGGTTATGGATATTCTGCGGAGCGGTCTGTCAGAAAAAGTGCAAATCCTAGGTCCAACTCCGAAGCCCATAGCTCGCACCCATAATCTCTATCATTATCAGATTTTGCTCAAATATCGCTTTGAAGACAAGCTGCAGGCGACGCTAAATCAAGTCTTGGACTGGGCACAGAATCGGGACAATAAAGATTTACGCCTGACAATTGATAATGAACCACAAAATTTTATGTAA
- the fmt gene encoding methionyl-tRNA formyltransferase, whose product MMKIIFMGTPDFSATVLKGLLDSGQYEVLAVVTQPDRAVGRKREIRMTPVKELALEYGLQVYQPEKLAQSSDLEELMNLEADGIVTAAFGQFLPSRLLDSVDFAVNVHASLLPKYRGGAPIHYALINGDEQAGVTIMEMVKEMDAGDMIASRAVQIEETDNVGTLFEKLALIGRNLLLDVLPAYRAGQIIPQPQDPSQVTFSPNISPEEERIDWRKTNRQIFNQIRGMYPWPVAHTLLQGQRFKIYEADMASGDGQPGQILSISKKELVVAAGQGALSLKTVQPAGKPKMAIVDFLNGLGRSLSTGDTFGK is encoded by the coding sequence ATGATGAAAATAATATTTATGGGAACACCGGACTTCTCAGCGACTGTCCTAAAAGGGCTGCTGGACAGCGGGCAATACGAAGTGTTAGCAGTGGTGACGCAGCCGGACCGGGCCGTCGGCCGTAAAAGAGAGATTCGCATGACTCCAGTAAAAGAGCTGGCCTTGGAATACGGGCTGCAAGTTTATCAACCGGAGAAGCTGGCTCAAAGCTCGGATTTAGAGGAGTTGATGAACTTAGAAGCAGACGGTATTGTCACAGCTGCTTTTGGGCAGTTTTTACCTAGCCGCTTGCTAGACAGTGTTGACTTTGCGGTGAATGTTCATGCCTCCTTGCTGCCTAAATACCGAGGTGGTGCGCCCATTCACTATGCTCTGATCAATGGTGATGAGCAAGCGGGTGTTACGATTATGGAAATGGTCAAGGAAATGGATGCTGGAGACATGATAGCCAGCAGAGCGGTGCAGATTGAAGAGACAGACAATGTTGGAACTCTCTTTGAAAAATTGGCGCTTATCGGTCGAAATCTGTTATTGGATGTGCTGCCAGCTTATAGGGCAGGGCAGATTATTCCTCAGCCGCAGGATCCAAGCCAGGTCACTTTTTCTCCGAATATCAGCCCAGAAGAAGAGCGGATAGACTGGAGAAAAACAAACCGCCAAATTTTCAATCAAATCCGCGGCATGTATCCTTGGCCGGTAGCTCATACCTTGCTGCAGGGGCAACGCTTTAAGATTTACGAAGCAGATATGGCGTCTGGCGACGGTCAGCCTGGACAGATATTGTCTATTAGTAAAAAAGAGCTGGTGGTCGCAGCTGGTCAGGGAGCTCTCTCGCTGAAGACGGTTCAGCCTGCTGGTAAGCCCAAGATGGCTATCGTTGATTTTTTGAATGGACTGGGCCGCAGCCTGTCCACAGGAGATACTTTTGGAAAGTAA